TTATTCTTCCTATTGTTACAAATATTATAATCTTAAAAAAGTTAATTGTCAAAGGATTTAAAATATATTATGCCCAAATTCTTTAATTAAAATCCACTTTATTTTTGAGTAAATATTCTTCAAGTTGCTTTTCAAAGGATTCAATAGCCGATACCTTTGAAGGCTTTGGAAACCGATGGGTAAGTTTATAGCATGTTCTGTCTGGAGGTCCTTCATCAATTTCAAATCCATAGATCGGATAGTTCTTCTGCAATGACTTAACGATAGAAGAAGGTAGGATTGCCCAATAATTATTTCTTAAATAGTGCATAAGCATGCCAATCGTATCTACCTGTAAAATTGAGTGTATATCGTGTCTACACCATGCACTATGCCACTGTGAAAACTCTGGTCCCCAATCAAATAGAATTTCCATATTGAAATCCAAATCTGATGCATGGAATTTACAATTCTCATCTGGTTTTTTATCCTTTAACTGTGCAAATACTAACTTCTCTCGGAAAATAGATTTTGCAATTACGTTCTGATATTTTCTTTGACTAAGTACAAACCCTACATCTGCCATTCGATTATCCACCTGTTCGAATATTTCAGGTGTTTGGTGGGTAAATACCTTAAGTCGCATGGGGTTCTCTCCAAATAACAGTTGTTCATAAAAAGCCGAAAAAGCATAGTTGTTCAAACTATCAACACTGCTAATAACTAAATTATCGGTATTTTTATTTTGTAATTCGTGAGCCTCATTCCATACTTGGACAAAACGCTCCGCAATGGATATAAACTCCGATCCTTTTGGTGTTATTTCAACTTGCCTATGCCCCCTCCTCCTTTCAATAAGTTTAACCCCGATTTCCGCTTCCAGTGATTTTAATTGAAAACTAATCGTTGATTGAGATAGGTATAGCATCTCAGCAGCACGAGAAATACTTTTAGTGGAAACTACAGCTAAGAATACCTTTGCACTCGAAATATCCACAAAATACCTCCTATAATATTTAATTATTAGATATTATATATCTAAATTATTTGATTTTCAACTATATGTAAGTATGATAAATTTATTTTAACAAAGCAAATCGATTTGTAATTGTTTAAAAAGTCAAAAAATATGAAATTTTAATACTTTATCAAAAGAGCAAGTTTGTTGTGCTAACGAATTTTCATTTTTATAGTGAAAGCTTAGGTTTTACAGATATTGTATCAATGCTTTAAGGGTTATAGTAAAACCATTAATTAAATATGGAGGAATCATATTATGGAAATAACGGATAAAAAAATTTTTTTCGAACCCTCTTTACAATCTGAAATTAAGAATAAATTTTATTATGTAAATGAGGATCATACCGGAAGAAAGCGTCAATTTTTCGAAAACTCTGGAGGATCTCTCCGTTTAAAAGCAGCAGTAGAAGCTAAAAGTACATTTGAAAAAATCCCCGATTGTCCAGAACGTATTCATGATATCGCAGAAATGCTTAAAAATGTTAAGGAAAAAGGCATCCAAGATATTATGGAGGTAATTTTTGGAGCTAAATCTGGTGCTCTGGTTACAGAACTCACAGCTTCACAGGTTATGTTCCAAATTACACGTACAATTATGGAAAATGCCCCTGGAACAAATGTTGTTACGACATCAATAGAACACCCTTCGGCATATGATTCCGCAAAAATGTATGCTCAGCGTACTGGAAAGGAATTTCGTGTTGCAATGGCAAATCCTAAAACCGGCGGCGTGGATACAGAAGAAATTCTTCGGCATATTGATAAAGACACGTGTTTACTCAGTGTAATGAGTGCATCTAATATTTCTGGCTATATTTTTGATCTTGAAGAAATTGTTTTAGAAGCCCGTAAAATTAATCCAGATATTTATATTATTAGTGATGCTGTTCAGCATGTACCTCATGGTGTTATAGATGTAGAAAAATTGAAATTAGATGGGGCTAATTTTGCTCCTTATAAAGCATTTGGAATTAGAGGTTGTGGCTATGGTTATATCTCAGATAGAGTTGCAAAAATGCCACATCACAAGCTGTTAGCAAAACCCGAAAATGAATGGGAATTGGGTACATTCCCCCACTCAAACTTTGCATCTGTTACAGCAGTAGTAGATTATGTATGTTGGTTAGGGAGTCGTTTCAGCGCTAGTAACAATAGAAGAGAATTGTTTGTGGAAGGAATGAATCAAATTCACCTTCAGGAGCATTCTCTACTGATTCATATGATGGAAGGAACCGATGAAGTTCCGGGACTAAGACATATTCCTGGCGTTCAGGTATTCCTAGATTCAGCAGATACAGTTGCCCGTGATTTAATATCTGCTATTGGTATTGATGGATTAGATTATACCCAAGCAGTGAAAGAATATTACAAACGTGGTGTGACAGTCTTCGAACGAGTTGATACAAGCCTTTATTCTAAACGAATCGTAGAATCCCTGAATCTTAAGGGTGCTATTAGAGTATCCCCTCTTCATTGTCATGATACTTCTGATATTGATGATTTTCTTCGTATAACAGCAGAAATAGCAAAAACTTTTCGCCGAGATCAATAAGAAAGGACGCGCTTATTATGAATCAATTAAAAAATATCCCTCTTTGGAAAAAAATCCTTGCTGGTATTATTATAGGCTTGGGAATCGGATTTCTATCTACAGATGTAGCAGTGTTTATCTCCCCCTTAGGGAATGTATTTCTAAGAATGTTAAAAATGCTTATTGTTCCTTTAGTATTTTTTAGTATCACGAGTGGTATATGTAAAATGGGAGATGTTAAACAATTACGTACAGTAGGATCTCGTTATGTTCTATGGATTGTCGTGTCCGCTATTATTTCTGCCGCTGTCGGTGTTGGTGTTGCCCTTATTTTTCAACCGGGACAAGGTACAACAGAATTTTTAACAACGATGGAGGCTGGCAGTGAAGTATCCTATAGTTTTATTGAAAATGTAATTCATTGGTTCCCAACAAATGTTGTAGAATCCGCTGTTAATGCAGATATGCTTCAAATTATTGTTTTCTGTATGTTTCTTGGCATTGCTCTTCTTACTCTTGGGGAAAAGGTTCATGGTTTGGTAAAGCTGATTGACCAAGGCAGCGAAGCCATGCTGAAAATAACAGAGTTTATTATGGAGTTTTCTCCGATCGGTATTATGTCTCTCATGGCCACAATGGTCTCTACTGTCAGTGGCGCAATGATGAAAGAAATCATGATTTTTTTAGTGCTTGATATCCTATCTGCGGCTATAATATTGATTATTATTTATCCACTGATTATAAAGTTTATTGCTAAAATCAATCCATTTAAATTTATGCAAAAAATTGCTCCAGCTATGTTAGTTGCTATTTCTACCACCTCTTCGGCAGCAACGTTGCCTGTCTCAATGAAAACAGCGGATGAAGAACTAGGAATTCCTGAAAATGTTTATGGATTTGCCCTGCCACTTGGCAACACCTGTGGTATGAGTGGATTTGCATTATTTGTTGGAATGTGCTGTATTTTTGCTTCAAATTTATATGGCTTTGACATTACCTTTGGAGGAGTTCTACAGTTCATTTTCTTAGGTATGGTTCTTTCCATTGGAGCAGCAGGGGTAAAAGGTGCAGGGGTCGTTATGTCCACCGTTTTGCTCGAAACTTTAGGTATGCCACTTACACTAATTCCGATTCTCGCCGCTGTTTGGCCTGTAATTGATCCTGCTCACACAGTCCTCAATAATGTGGGCGACTTATGCGGAACTACTATTGTAGCAAAACGCCTAGGTCTTATGGATATGAAGGTTTTCGATAAGTAGTATCAGCGCCTTTGATCTAATATTTCTTGTATGCTCCACTCATAATAAACAGTTCAATTCCAAAGCTGTTTGCTATAGAGTGGAGCATATTTTTATGTCACTGCTTCAAACGCATGTCGTTCAAAATTATGGGAGTAGCTTGTCATAGATTTACCACTCTATGAATAAAGTATATTATGCCACGACCATAGACTAGGAGGATATATCATGCTCAATGAAAGCTCTATTTTAAAGGATAAGAATTACTTAATGTTGGGATTATTCATCTGCATCATTCTCATATTTCAAAATTTTTACTTCAATGAATTAATGGCTCAAAATCAAGAACTGATTCATTTAAATAAAGAAGTTCTCTCCAGTCATAAGGACCTCATAGAGAATCAGTTGAAGTATACCGAGGATGTCCATTATATGAGAATTACTGCACAAAATCTTGAAGAACAAAATAATGAGCTAATGAATAAAGCAGAAAGACTGAACGAGCTTTTTTTCGTCCAAATGTACTAAAGACAACGATAGATTCTGAGAAAATTGTATATTTAACCTTTGATGATGGTCCCAGTATAAATACGGTGAAAGTGCTGGATATTTTAAAGGAATATGATATTAAGGCGACCTTTTTTGTCATTGGAAAGTCTGGAGATTATGAAAAAAGCCTCTATCAACGAATCGTAGATGAAGGTCACACTTTGGGAAACCATACGTATTCTCACAATTATAAAGAAATCTATTCCTCCGAAGAAAATTTTTTAAGGGATTTTAAGAAACTTGAAGACTACATTCATCAGCTGACAGGAGTCAAAATGGAGATTATGCGATTTCCAGGAGGCTCTAACAACACAATGTCTCACAAGTATTCCGATGATAAATTTATGAGACGTATTACAACGAAAATCCTTTACGATGGTTATCAATATTTCGACTGGAACGTAGATTCCAAGGATGCCAAAGCCGTCAAGCAAGATCGAAATATCATTATCAATACCGTGCTGGAAGGCGCACGTAACAACAATCCTGCCATCATTCTATTCCATGACAGTTCTCCCAAAACAAGCACTGTGGAGGCATTGCCTTTCATCATTGAAGAGCTTATTAAAGAAGGCTATACCTTCAAGGCTCTGAATAAAGATTCATTTTACGTTCAGTTTAAAAAATAAAATTTGTTCGCTATGGTTCGCAAACTTTATGGTGTACTCAACGCTAGGTAAAGCTTATAGTTTCAAGTACTTAAAATAATAAAAGCAGGCCGTTTCGGTCTGCTTCATCAGATAAAAATACTCAATCGATATCCCTTCTAGACAAATCTACAAATCTTCTAATTACTTTTCTTCTCTTTGTAATTGTAAATATGTTTTATAAAACAAATCCTTCAGAACCAACATAGCGTCTTCACGGGAATAATTGTAAGCTTTCACCATATCTTTTATCATCTTGGCAAATATTTCATAGTATTCACTACAGCTGACAACATTCTCATATTCAGCAAGAACAGGATATAGTTTGGTCCAGTCTAGTGTGTAGGCACCTTCATCAGACCTAGATACACTTACCAAAGCTGGTTCATCTTCCTTCAATAAATAATCGCAAGTTACATTTAATATGCCTGCTAATTTTGCTATTATTTAAGACTTCAAATCCATAGTCCTCTAACCTCTTTAAAAGCTCTACTTTGCCTTCATCCGTTAGATTTACCATTTTAGATGTATCTATGGCAATATATTAAAGGTAACTAACTGAGATGCTTCTGCCTGTAAGGGAATTATAGGGAGTTCAGCTATAGTTCCTCCTCGTATTCCCTGCCCTACCATAGCTTAATTTTATGTAGGAATCTCGCTCATTCAAATATCTAATTTTACCAATATTTTTCCATAATAAAAGCTTCTAAAGAAGCTTTTATTGAAACTCATCTATACTATAATTTCTTAATGTGTCCTTTTATTTTACATACTCCGTCACTAGATCCGTAAAGAGTATCCCATTTAAATGGTCAATTTCATGACAAAAACACTTCGCTAGATTTCCCGTAGCTGTTATTGTAATCTCTTCTCCATATTCATTCAATGCTTCTACGATGACTTTTGCAGGTCTTGCCAGCTTGCCAAATTGATTCGGGATACTTAAACATCCTTCGATCACCGTTTGCGTTCCTTCTTCCTTAACAATCCTTGGATTCACTAATTTCATAAGACCCTGCCCCATATCGATTACAACCAATCGCTTTAATATACCAATCTGAGGGCCTGCTAATCCACCACCATTTTCTGTATGATACATGGTTTCAGCCATATCCTCTAGTATCTGTCTGATTTTATCATCTACCACTTCAACTTTTTTACTTTTTTTTCTTAATATAGGATCTTCCATCAATCTGATTTCTCTCAATGCCATCTAAACTACACCTCTACTTTGTTGAGCTCTTGATTTTCGTTCACTTTCCTCAAATAGAAAAATATCCTCAATAGAGCATTCAAATACTTTTGAAATATCATAAGCCAGCCATATGGAGGGCTCAAACTTCTCTGTTTCAATAGAATTAATTGCCTGCCTCGATACGCCAACCAATGCTCCTAGCTGTTCTTGAGTTAATTCGAAGGATTCTCTCAATGCTTTCAATCGATTCTTCATAAATATTCACCTCTGTAATGTTGACCTTACATTTTAAACATAACAAAATTAGATATAAATGTCAACTTGACCTTACATAAAACTTAGATCCTATGGGTTATTTTCCTTCTCTGTTTAAAGTTCGCTTTCCCCTTTAAATTTGGATGTAGACTTAGGAAATAGCCTTTTAAAAATCATATATCCTATATATCCGATGAGTCCTCCTAAGGTATTCATTATCAAATCGTCCACATCCGTCGCTCTCGGTAATATGAGCTGTACTGTCTCTATACAAACTGAAATTGAAAAACAAAGAAGTACAGTTTTTATATTTTCAAGCTTCGTCCATAGCAGAGGTAGCATAAAACCAATCACTGAAAATACACCAATATTACCTAAAACCTCTATCCATAAATAATTAAAATTTCCCAATCGAACAAGAGATAGGACTTCTTTTATTTTATTGAATGGTATTGTATTGATCCGATTATAATCAAAGCCGATCCGCCCAACGATCTCAATGCTATTTCTACCCAATTCAAACTTTGGAATAATCGTTTGAGATGCCAGCCCTACAAGATACAGAATAAAAATAATCACACCGATTTCATGTACAATGTTGAGCTTCTTCCCCTCTTTTATTATAGGCAACTTTATAGATATTCTTACTGCTATTAAAATAGGTAACATTGCAATCATATAGGGCACCATGTTCAACACATATCTAATGATCGACTCCATATTGATAGCCTTCCTTCCTTATGAGCAAATCTTTTCTGCGGTACACGCTGAGCAGCAGCCCTACTAAAGCCATGTTTACAACAAAGTTACTGCCACCGTAGGAAATGAACGGTAGCGAAAAACTTGTGATCGGAAACATCCCCATGTTCATTAAAATATTTGCTACTGCTTGTAAAGAAAATATGGTTACGATCGCACTCGCTAGATACCGACCATATGGATGATTGATCTTCCGAGTTGCTAGAAACATGCGAACAATAGCCAGTACGATTACCATGATGGTTATGATACCTGCAATCCAACCAAAGGCAGAAACAATGTAGGTAAAGATGAAATCTGTATTTGCTTCTGGTAATGCGATTCTAGGAGTGTTTCCTTGCATTAAATACAGTTGATCGTTTGCACCAAATAACTTAGCATTTGAAAGAAGCTTTTTTAAAAGTGCATCTACATATCCTGCTCCTAATGGATCTAATTGAGGATTTAAAAATACAGCCACTCGATCGGCTCTGTAATGAATTCCTATATTCCGATAAACCCAGATCAGCACTGCACATACAATGGTTATTCCACCGCCGTATATTGAAAGCAAATATCCTTTTTTACTGCCATTAAATTCTTTATCTAAAATAGCCTTTGTAATCATCACTAAAAATCCTGCACTCAGTAGCATAGCTCTTGCAAGAGATAGATACACCATAAGAATACAAGCCATAGCTGCCAATGCCAATAGTTTTATCATATTCTTTATATCTCCAGTGGCCCACTTATTTACAATACCTGAAAAAGATACGATGAAAATCAACACGATCATATCGATTGTGGAGAAAGCAAATCTGCCCAATCGAATATAAGGTCCATATACCGAAGTTCCCCAAAATGTCCCTGTGAATACACCAAGTACAAAACCTTCATAGATCCCTAAACAAACAATAGTCCCTATAAAAATGTACATAGAATACTTTTCTAGCTTCGTATAGTCGAAAAAGAAACAGCCGATCAAGGCAACGAAGCCCATCACTGTATAAATTAAATAATTTACAAGGAATCCTTCAAAGCTAGAGAATGCTGCGTCATTTGCAAGGGCAAATAAAGTAATTCCCCCGATTGAAACCATAGCGCCAATCAGTACTAAGATGGACCATTCCGTCTTAGGTCGATGGGTTTTATTGAGTTCCTTCCCTATTTCAGCAGGGTCCCCCATTTGCACAATGGCTCTTTGTATTGCTTGCTCTTCTTCCATTCCATTTTCAATATACTGATCCGCTATCTCATCAATATGTCCTTGGATTTCTTCAGAAATATTTTTATGAACACCGTGATATTTTATTTCTTTGCATACTTCATTTAAGAAACTTACAATATATTTATTCAAAACAAGCACCGCCAATCACTTTGTTTACAGTATTGCTATAAATCTGCCATTCCTTTTTCTTATGGGCCAACATTTTTTGACCTTTATCTGTAATATGGTAATATTTTCGTTTTCGAGCAGTGCCGCTTTCATCCCAATAAGACTCTACCATTCCTTCACTCTCTAAGGTATGTAAAATGGGATACATGGTTCCCTCTTTTAAAGTAAAGGTGTCGTCCGAACGCATTTCCAATTCTTTTACCATTTGATATCCATACATGTCTTCGATACTGAGTAAATTCAATATAAGTAGCGTCGTACTCCCTTTCATCAAATCCTTGTCAATTTTCATAGAATACCTCCTTCATCTATACATCGATTATCTATGTATAGGTTATATGGATTTTATCCCTTTGTCAAGATGCCAATAAAAAAAGTTGCTCTTTATAAGCAACCTTCTCATCCCTCTTTTATAACAGCTTTTTCAATTCTTCATCCCTAACAAATAAAATTAATCTGATGATTAAGATTCCCCCTGCACTTATAGGAAGGATCCATGTGGGAATATAATCGATGAAAGCACCTGCTATCAGTAGCCCCAATGGTGCGATACCAATTGCCATGGTTCCAATTAGACTAAATACTCTCCCTCGCACCTCATCTGGCACAAGCTTTTGAAAAACAACCATGATCGGGATATCTATAAAAGCTACAAGCAAGCCGCCTACTCCCATAATCAACATGTAATATATAAAGTATTGATTGGCTGAATATTGATTCAACATGGGCATTACAGGAAGTGCTATTGCCATCAATATTCCGATAAATATTCCTAAAAATATGGCTGTTTGTTTAAATATCTTATCCCGTTGGGGTAAAAATGATAATAGGATGGAGCCTAGTAAGATTCCTACAGGCCAAGCACCCTTTACCGTCCCGTATTGTATCGATGTCAACTGTAATGTATTCGTTAAAATATAGGGCAATGGCACTGTAATTGAAAGCTGCATTGCAAAATTAATGATTAAAGAAAAAGACATGATACTGAATAAGACCTTATTGCTTCTAAAAAATTCTATCCCTTCTTTTAATTCCTGTATTACAGTAAGGTTTTCCTTTTCTTTGCTTTCATCGACGATCTTGTTATACTCAAAATTAATAAAAATTTCTGATATGCCAGATAAGATAAAGCAAATCCCGTTGAGCAATAGGAACCATTGTATATTCAAAATTCCATAGACCAATCCTCCTAGGGAGGGGCCACTAATCGCCGCTATGGAGTTGATACTTTGAGATAATGAATTAATTCTGGTTAAATTCTTACTATGGACCAAGTTTGGTTTGCTGGCTTCCATAGCTACATCAAAGAACACATTGGCCGTCGATAGTAAAAAAGAAAAAATATAAATATAGTGAAGCTTGATTCCATTCAATTTACTTATCATAAAAAATAGCACCATCAGTACACCACATAAAAAATCCATGCCCACAGCAATTTTTTTACGATCAAATCGGTCGGCTACTACCCCTGCAACTGGACCGATGATTACTCTAGGCAACATACTAAAAATAATACTGCTGGCAAAGGAAAGCCCTGAATTTGTTTTTTCTAATACATATAGACCTATGGCAAAGCTATAAATTTGCGTTCCAAAAAGTGAAACAAATTTCCCTGCAACAAACAAAATCAAATTCATCCTGTCTGAAGTTGCTGATTTTTCTGCAACTGTATTCTGCCGAACCTCCATATCATTCCCTCCAATTAAAATAAAATATTGAAATTGTATTTTTGAATGTTCTAATTTCCTCTATTCTCGTTTACAATGTCTTATTTATATCTTAATGTACGGTCTATACGCAAGTTCAATATAAATTTTCATATTTTTTGAACCATCAAAAATAGGAACATGGTGTATACACCATATTCCTATTCAAATTTTCTATTTGGTACCACAGTAAACCAGTGTCGATAGC
Above is a genomic segment from Alkaliphilus oremlandii OhILAs containing:
- a CDS encoding MFS transporter; protein product: MEVRQNTVAEKSATSDRMNLILFVAGKFVSLFGTQIYSFAIGLYVLEKTNSGLSFASSIIFSMLPRVIIGPVAGVVADRFDRKKIAVGMDFLCGVLMVLFFMISKLNGIKLHYIYIFSFLLSTANVFFDVAMEASKPNLVHSKNLTRINSLSQSINSIAAISGPSLGGLVYGILNIQWFLLLNGICFILSGISEIFINFEYNKIVDESKEKENLTVIQELKEGIEFFRSNKVLFSIMSFSLIINFAMQLSITVPLPYILTNTLQLTSIQYGTVKGAWPVGILLGSILLSFLPQRDKIFKQTAIFLGIFIGILMAIALPVMPMLNQYSANQYFIYYMLIMGVGGLLVAFIDIPIMVVFQKLVPDEVRGRVFSLIGTMAIGIAPLGLLIAGAFIDYIPTWILPISAGGILIIRLILFVRDEELKKLL
- a CDS encoding LysR family transcriptional regulator, whose product is MDISSAKVFLAVVSTKSISRAAEMLYLSQSTISFQLKSLEAEIGVKLIERRRGHRQVEITPKGSEFISIAERFVQVWNEAHELQNKNTDNLVISSVDSLNNYAFSAFYEQLLFGENPMRLKVFTHQTPEIFEQVDNRMADVGFVLSQRKYQNVIAKSIFREKLVFAQLKDKKPDENCKFHASDLDFNMEILFDWGPEFSQWHSAWCRHDIHSILQVDTIGMLMHYLRNNYWAILPSSIVKSLQKNYPIYGFEIDEGPPDRTCYKLTHRFPKPSKVSAIESFEKQLEEYLLKNKVDFN
- a CDS encoding aminotransferase class V-fold PLP-dependent enzyme translates to MEITDKKIFFEPSLQSEIKNKFYYVNEDHTGRKRQFFENSGGSLRLKAAVEAKSTFEKIPDCPERIHDIAEMLKNVKEKGIQDIMEVIFGAKSGALVTELTASQVMFQITRTIMENAPGTNVVTTSIEHPSAYDSAKMYAQRTGKEFRVAMANPKTGGVDTEEILRHIDKDTCLLSVMSASNISGYIFDLEEIVLEARKINPDIYIISDAVQHVPHGVIDVEKLKLDGANFAPYKAFGIRGCGYGYISDRVAKMPHHKLLAKPENEWELGTFPHSNFASVTAVVDYVCWLGSRFSASNNRRELFVEGMNQIHLQEHSLLIHMMEGTDEVPGLRHIPGVQVFLDSADTVARDLISAIGIDGLDYTQAVKEYYKRGVTVFERVDTSLYSKRIVESLNLKGAIRVSPLHCHDTSDIDDFLRITAEIAKTFRRDQ
- the def gene encoding peptide deformylase, with protein sequence MALREIRLMEDPILRKKSKKVEVVDDKIRQILEDMAETMYHTENGGGLAGPQIGILKRLVVIDMGQGLMKLVNPRIVKEEGTQTVIEGCLSIPNQFGKLARPAKVIVEALNEYGEEITITATGNLAKCFCHEIDHLNGILFTDLVTEYVK
- a CDS encoding helix-turn-helix transcriptional regulator, encoding MKNRLKALRESFELTQEQLGALVGVSRQAINSIETEKFEPSIWLAYDISKVFECSIEDIFLFEESERKSRAQQSRGVV
- a CDS encoding dicarboxylate/amino acid:cation symporter encodes the protein MNQLKNIPLWKKILAGIIIGLGIGFLSTDVAVFISPLGNVFLRMLKMLIVPLVFFSITSGICKMGDVKQLRTVGSRYVLWIVVSAIISAAVGVGVALIFQPGQGTTEFLTTMEAGSEVSYSFIENVIHWFPTNVVESAVNADMLQIIVFCMFLGIALLTLGEKVHGLVKLIDQGSEAMLKITEFIMEFSPIGIMSLMATMVSTVSGAMMKEIMIFLVLDILSAAIILIIIYPLIIKFIAKINPFKFMQKIAPAMLVAISTTSSAATLPVSMKTADEELGIPENVYGFALPLGNTCGMSGFALFVGMCCIFASNLYGFDITFGGVLQFIFLGMVLSIGAAGVKGAGVVMSTVLLETLGMPLTLIPILAAVWPVIDPAHTVLNNVGDLCGTTIVAKRLGLMDMKVFDK
- a CDS encoding FtsW/RodA/SpoVE family cell cycle protein, producing MLVLNKYIVSFLNEVCKEIKYHGVHKNISEEIQGHIDEIADQYIENGMEEEQAIQRAIVQMGDPAEIGKELNKTHRPKTEWSILVLIGAMVSIGGITLFALANDAAFSSFEGFLVNYLIYTVMGFVALIGCFFFDYTKLEKYSMYIFIGTIVCLGIYEGFVLGVFTGTFWGTSVYGPYIRLGRFAFSTIDMIVLIFIVSFSGIVNKWATGDIKNMIKLLALAAMACILMVYLSLARAMLLSAGFLVMITKAILDKEFNGSKKGYLLSIYGGGITIVCAVLIWVYRNIGIHYRADRVAVFLNPQLDPLGAGYVDALLKKLLSNAKLFGANDQLYLMQGNTPRIALPEANTDFIFTYIVSAFGWIAGIITIMVIVLAIVRMFLATRKINHPYGRYLASAIVTIFSLQAVANILMNMGMFPITSFSLPFISYGGSNFVVNMALVGLLLSVYRRKDLLIRKEGYQYGVDH
- a CDS encoding polysaccharide deacetylase family protein; translated protein: MVYLTFDDGPSINTVKVLDILKEYDIKATFFVIGKSGDYEKSLYQRIVDEGHTLGNHTYSHNYKEIYSSEENFLRDFKKLEDYIHQLTGVKMEIMRFPGGSNNTMSHKYSDDKFMRRITTKILYDGYQYFDWNVDSKDAKAVKQDRNIIINTVLEGARNNNPAIILFHDSSPKTSTVEALPFIIEELIKEGYTFKALNKDSFYVQFKK
- a CDS encoding PadR family transcriptional regulator — translated: MKIDKDLMKGSTTLLILNLLSIEDMYGYQMVKELEMRSDDTFTLKEGTMYPILHTLESEGMVESYWDESGTARKRKYYHITDKGQKMLAHKKKEWQIYSNTVNKVIGGACFE
- a CDS encoding VanZ family protein; amino-acid sequence: MESIIRYVLNMVPYMIAMLPILIAVRISIKLPIIKEGKKLNIVHEIGVIIFILYLVGLASQTIIPKFELGRNSIEIVGRIGFDYNRINTIPFNKIKEVLSLVRLGNFNYLWIEVLGNIGVFSVIGFMLPLLWTKLENIKTVLLCFSISVCIETVQLILPRATDVDDLIMNTLGGLIGYIGYMIFKRLFPKSTSKFKGESEL